A window of Chitinophagales bacterium contains these coding sequences:
- a CDS encoding GNAT family N-acetyltransferase gives MAIEIRRAVKEDCPRLLELVNELAVYERAPQEVTVTLEHFVESGFGPSPVWWAFVAVEEGIILGFALYYIRYSTWKGQRMYLEDILVTEKARGKGIGKLLMDRLVIEAKEKRLSAIVWQVLEWNEPAINFYKKYDTWFDAEWVNVGMNV, from the coding sequence ATGGCGATAGAGATTCGCAGGGCGGTTAAAGAAGACTGTCCCCGATTGTTGGAGTTGGTAAACGAATTAGCCGTATATGAACGCGCTCCCCAGGAAGTGACTGTTACACTGGAACATTTTGTCGAAAGTGGATTTGGCCCCAGTCCAGTCTGGTGGGCCTTTGTAGCAGTAGAGGAAGGAATTATTTTGGGCTTTGCCCTCTATTATATCCGGTATTCCACCTGGAAGGGTCAGCGGATGTACCTCGAGGATATTCTGGTCACGGAAAAAGCAAGAGGAAAAGGGATCGGTAAATTATTGATGGATCGCCTGGTTATTGAGGCTAAAGAAAAAAGACTTAGTGCTATCGTTTGGCAGGTATTGGAATGGAATGAACCCGCGATCAATTTTTACAAAAAATATGATACCTGGTTTGATGCCGAATGGGTCAATGTAGGCATGAATGTTTAA
- a CDS encoding serine hydrolase yields MRNILSVIALLFFFPAIAQKKSAKPTDPLKGIEPLLEQVLKDRKGVGFAVAVVYKDSIVYARGFGYRDLDKKLPVTPQTLFAIGSCTKAFTSSLIGLLNKEGKVEYDKPVRDYLPELEFYNNEMNQSVTLRDMMCHRTGLPRHDYSWYLFKTNSRDSLLRRIKYQEPTTPIRQNWQYNNFMFLGQGMVVEKLTKKSWENNIKETFFKPLGMKRSNFSVKDLEKSDDASLGYGVVKDSIIKKLDYYDINAMGPAGSINSSVNEMSQWVITWIQGGKYKGVEILPAAYVAEAMSSQMISRAGLPDKEIPDAHFSTYGFGWMMSSYRGHYRVEHGGNIDGFSASTCFFPSDSLGIIVLSNQNASGIPALVRNIISDRWLKLTPIDWNKRANDAEEKARKAAAEGKGKKEEEFTPGTKPSHELKAYEGLFRHEGYGTVDISLRNDSLIMFTPNGDAWMRHHHYDVFKAYAIDTKEGIDTSAEAQTVLVQYQMDINGKINSLSMGLEPSLKPLVFNSVPRPMSLTEEDLKKFTGEYAFTPTNLAKFYTKGKSILYLFVEGQPEYELIPNGKNEFKLKIIEGYSCKFEEDAEGKIISVTFLQPNGKFKATKTK; encoded by the coding sequence ATGAGAAATATCCTTTCCGTTATTGCATTGCTATTTTTCTTCCCCGCTATTGCACAGAAAAAATCAGCCAAACCAACAGATCCGCTGAAAGGCATTGAGCCACTGTTGGAACAGGTTCTTAAAGACCGGAAAGGTGTGGGGTTTGCGGTGGCAGTGGTGTACAAGGACAGCATCGTCTATGCCAGAGGATTTGGCTATCGTGACCTGGATAAGAAATTACCGGTTACTCCGCAAACACTTTTTGCCATTGGGTCCTGTACCAAGGCATTTACCTCCTCCCTGATCGGGTTATTGAACAAAGAAGGAAAGGTGGAATACGACAAACCCGTACGGGATTATCTCCCCGAACTTGAGTTCTATAACAATGAAATGAATCAGTCCGTAACACTGCGGGATATGATGTGTCACCGAACCGGTTTGCCCAGACATGACTATTCCTGGTATTTATTTAAAACCAATTCCCGCGACAGTTTATTGCGCCGGATCAAGTACCAGGAACCAACAACACCAATTCGTCAAAATTGGCAATACAATAATTTTATGTTCCTCGGTCAAGGCATGGTAGTGGAAAAACTTACCAAAAAGTCGTGGGAAAACAATATCAAAGAAACATTTTTCAAACCCCTGGGAATGAAGCGCTCTAATTTCTCCGTAAAAGACCTGGAGAAAAGCGATGATGCCTCACTGGGATATGGTGTCGTAAAAGACTCAATCATCAAAAAGTTGGATTATTATGACATCAATGCGATGGGGCCAGCGGGCAGCATCAACAGTTCGGTTAATGAAATGTCTCAATGGGTGATCACCTGGATTCAGGGAGGTAAATATAAAGGTGTCGAGATCCTGCCTGCTGCTTACGTGGCAGAAGCCATGAGTTCCCAGATGATCAGCCGGGCAGGTTTGCCCGACAAAGAAATTCCGGACGCCCATTTTTCCACCTATGGCTTTGGCTGGATGATGAGCTCCTACCGCGGACATTACCGGGTAGAACATGGAGGGAATATTGATGGATTTTCGGCCAGTACCTGCTTCTTTCCTTCTGATAGTCTTGGCATCATCGTATTAAGTAATCAGAATGCCTCCGGCATTCCGGCCCTCGTACGAAACATCATCAGTGATCGTTGGTTAAAATTAACCCCCATCGATTGGAACAAACGGGCCAATGATGCCGAGGAAAAAGCCCGAAAAGCAGCTGCTGAAGGCAAAGGCAAAAAAGAAGAAGAATTCACACCCGGCACCAAGCCTTCGCATGAACTCAAAGCTTACGAAGGGCTATTTCGCCATGAGGGGTATGGCACAGTCGATATTTCCTTACGCAATGATTCGCTTATCATGTTCACCCCCAATGGAGACGCCTGGATGCGCCATCACCACTATGATGTTTTTAAAGCGTATGCTATTGACACCAAAGAAGGCATTGATACCAGCGCTGAGGCGCAGACTGTTCTGGTCCAATACCAAATGGACATCAATGGAAAGATCAATTCACTGAGTATGGGGCTTGAGCCATCACTAAAACCACTGGTATTTAATTCCGTGCCACGGCCCATGTCTTTAACCGAAGAAGACCTGAAAAAATTTACCGGTGAATATGCTTTTACGCCAACCAATCTGGCAAAATTCTATACCAAAGGAAAAAGCATCCTTTATCTTTTTGTAGAAGGTCAGCCTGAATATGAACTTATTCCAAATGGAAAAAATGAATTTAAATTGAAGATCATAGAAGGATACAGTTGTAAGTTTGAGGAAGATGCCGAAGGAAAAATCATTTCAGTCACCTTCCTTCAACCCAACGGAAAATTTAAGGCAACGAAAACCAAATAA